GCGCGGCCATGCCAAGCGATGTGTAGCTGGGCAGAACGCCGAGCTGGCTGGCCAGGGTCGCCTCGCTGTAGCGCTTCTCGTTGATCCGGTCGCGCAACTCCACCGCCGCCTCGTAGCGGAAGGCATCGCTGATGATCACCACCAGGCGCTTGCTGCGCTGCTTTTCGAACTGCGGGCGCACCCAGCGTTCGTAAAAGTCCTGCTGGTTGGGAATGCCGGCGATCTTCCAGTGCTTCAGCCGCTGCTCCGCCTCGATGCGGTTGCCCCAGCTGCGGCCCAGTTGGTCGAGATACCAGTAGGCGTAGCACTGCTCGACCGCCTCATCGAGCTTCTTGAGCAACTCCACATGGGCGCGCTGCGAGGCCGCGAAGTAGTGCCGGTAAGCGGTGTCGAAGTGATACAGCTCGCTCTCGTAGGCTTTATACAGCGCCTCGCTGCTGTGAAAGTGGAAGCCGGCCGCATGGCTATGGCGCAGGGAGAACAGCTCGATGGCGGCCGACAGCGCGCTATACAGCAAGCGGTACTTGCGGCGGACCTCGTCATCCTTGTGGCGCGACGCCCAGTAGTTGTCCAGACGCTCGGCGATGATGCGCGAGAACAGCGTCAGATCCCGAGGATCGGCTTCCGGAGTCGCCTGGGTCAGATCGACAATGATCTGTCGCTCCACTGCCTCGAAGGTGGCGACGTTGGCCAGCGTTTCCAGTGGCATCTCGCCGATCTTCTCACGGATACGCAGCGCTTCGCCGACCCAGTCCGAGACTTCGTCATAGGCTTTGTAGAATCGCGAGCTGTCCCGCCATCGTGAGAGCAGGGCGCGTGATGTGGCACGGGCGTTGGCCGAAGGAATCGCAATCGCTGTGGCCCAGCCGGGAATATCGGAAATGCTCTCACAGAAGCCGGTTGCCAGCAGGCGGATCAGGAAGTGGCCGAAGCTGAACGGTTTTTCTCCATTCAGCTCCTCCACACTGGCCGGATAGCCCACCTCATCGCGCAACGCTTGGAGCAGCGCCGGTATCAGGCCGAACTTGTACAGATCTTCGATTGCGGCCGGGTTGTTCTCAAGGCCCAGTTCGTCGCGCACAGCCGTCTCGGCCAAGGTGCAGAGCAGGGTAATGAGATCGGAACTGCCCGCCCCAAGCACCACGGCAATCATCGCCAGATCCAGCGCCTCTTCGTCGGCATCTGCCTGGACGAGCCGTTTCAGCGCAGCCAGTCGCGCTTTGCTGCCGAGAAACAACTCGCGCCGAGCCAGGTGCTTGCGCAGGCTCATCTGCTGCAGGCCCAGCTCATTGAGGATCAGCGACACCTTATCGGCATAGAAGCTGCGCGAGTACAGCTTGATGTCTAGCAGCCAGTCATCCTCGGCATCCGGCTCGGCGCAGGGGAAGTACAGCAGGTACTTGCCCTGGGTATCCTCGAGTTCCAGCTTCAGCTTGAGGCCGAAGGTGGATTCGCCCTGCATGTTCAGCACCTGCACATCGGGCAGATCCAGCTGAGACAGCTCATCGGCAAAGCTCTGCTCCGGGTCGTACCAGAACACGATGCGGTGGTTTTCCCCGAAGAATGCCAGCTGCAGGCCTTGGGTCAGTTGTTGCGTGTCCATCAAATCAATCCTTGGCCAGCGTTTTCATGGCGGCTGCTCCGTAATGTCACCTTTTTCTTTTTTCTCACATGGCCTTGGTGATGGCATCTTGAAGGGGCTCGTAAAAGCGGGCGAAACTCGGCATGCTTAAGGCCCGATCTTTGTCGAACACCACACTGTTGAGCCATTCGCTCAGCCCCGCAGCGCTTTTCTCTTCTCCAAGTGCTTCAGCTAACTGATTTTTGAGGGGATTAGCAGCGCTGGGGTTGCCTGACTCTTCTTCCAGTGCTGCGCAATTGACCGCACCGTTGCGAGAGGCGCACAGCAACCACGCTTCAGAAATCGGCTTGGGCAACATGGCAACACCCCTGTCGTAACCCGCACGCAAAAAACCGTCATGCATAGATTTGAACTTGCTTGCCCATTCAGCACTTTTCGAGGAGGTAGTGGGATCGCTATCGCGATGTAAGACAGCAATGCCGCGGTCATTTCGAGCAGATTCTTGTTCAAGGGCAATGCAGCCTAATGTCCAAGCGTTGTGAAAGAAATGGCCTGTCTCTTGATCGCGTTTTTTGCCTACGAGGGAAACACGGCGCCCCTGCTTCCTCTCATTCTGTCGGCGCAACAACTCCGCCTTGGGCACAAAACACACACAACCTCGGTCCAGCTCTACAGGCCGATAACCCAAAAATACTTCAAGCAACTGATCCAGCATGACTGTTAAGGGCCCTGGCATGAAATCGGTGCCACTGCACATGCCGTTTGCATGTTGACATTGCCCCAAATCAGATGGGCCTTCCCCACTGAGCACCAGCATCATGTTGCAGTGCCCTCTTGGGCATCCATCGCCACACATTCATCGGTCAGAGCATTCAGGTCAGTGTCCACGAAGGCCTCACCTGGGCCCATGGCTTCCAGTTTTCGGTCAATTCTCTCGATCGCAAAGAAGTGACGACGCTTGGTATCGCCATCGGGGCTCTTGTAAATCAAATGCACCGCGCCACGCGCCACATCGTCCTCAAGGTAGTTGAGAATCATAGGGCTGTGTGTGGTGACCAGCACCTGCTGGGCTGAGCTTTGCAAGGCCTCGACCAATGGTTCAATAATCTCTGGGTTGATCCCATTTTCAATCTCGTCGAGCAGAATTAAATAACGATCGGAATGCACCTGTGAAAGCACCGCCAAGATGCGCAATAACCCATCACTGAGGTGTGTGGCCTCGGTCTCTTGATGACGGTCACCAAACTGCTCCACCACCGTCAGCTTCTTCCATCCTGCCTGCACGTTACTAACTTTGAAGTCGATGATTTGCGGGTAAAAAACCTTGAGCAAATCTATCAAGCGGCTACGCTGCTCACCTTTGAGTATTCCTAGGTAGGCTGAAAGCTTTTCGCCCCCTGACCCAATATCAAAGCTCTCTCCAACCGCCACTCGCGAGCGCTTTCGCAGCAGCTGTGGTGACAACAGCTCTAGCGACCGGATGTTACGCACCGCGTTTCGCATGTCGAGCACTACCTGTGGCAACTCCTTGTCCTTGAGCGCGGACAAAAGTGACCCCTCGTAGTTAAAACTGACCTCTTGCCAGCCCTTGCCCTCAATATGAAAGCGTTGCCCATCCAGCAATGTTAGCTTCGCAGCGTTGCTGTTCGCGAACTCATGAACCGTCCAATCGCGGGTACAACGCTTCAAGCTCGTATTGAACACACCTGTCCACTTGAGGGTGGAGTCTGGTGACACCCTCCACACCACCGAGACGGTGATGTTGCGCTCATTCAACCGTTTGCAGCGCAGGTCCGCAGACTTCCAACTGCGTGCCTTGAGCCAATCAGCCACATCCCCCGTCATCAGATGGCTGATAAAGTCCAGTGCTTGCAGCACAGTGCTTTTACCGACGCCGTTCATACCGATCAAGATATTGAATTGCCCCAAGGGCAGAGTGAAATCCGCCAAGGACTTGAAGTTTTGAATATGGATGGACTCAATCATTACTGGCACCTCCAGTCACGATTTTCACGCTGTCGAGCAAATCCCCAAACTCCCCGTAGTTCACCTTCACCCCGTCATCCAGATCTAGGCTTATGCGCTGGTCGGCGTAGTGGCGGAGTTTTTCGTCGAAGGTGGCGAGTTCGGCTTGTTGGTTGTGCAGGGTAGTGAGTTCTTTTTCCAGGCGTTTTTTCTCGGCGGTGCTGGTACTGGCGTCGATGTCCTGTTCGAGCTTGTTGGCGTAGGTGTTGAGCTTGGCGGTAAGGGGGATGACGTACTCGGTACGCATGCGCGCCAGGGTGCCTTCGTTGTAGCGGTGCAGGTAGACCAGGCACTCGAAGGCCTTGTGCTTACCGGAGCTGAACAGCCAGTAGATGGGACGCTTCTTGTAGGTTTTGAGGTGATCCTTGAAGAACTGGGTACTCAGGTAGCGGCGGATGGTGTCCAACGCTGACTCGCCGCGCTTGGGCTTGATGGCGTACAGGCACAGGCTCTCGGCGACGAAGTCGAGGTTTTCCTGCAGGTGCTCTTCACCCCAGACGGTGCGGACGAACTCGCGGAAGCGGTTGGTGGCATCGTTGGCGAACCATTCCTGGTCGGTCAGCGGCAAGATGGCGTCGCCATCGGGTGCGAAGCGCGGTGCGGGAATCTGGCTGAGGTAGTCCTGCAGGGTTTCGCCTTGGCTAGCGAGGATCAGGCCGGGCTTGTCCAGCGAGTAGCGGCCCATCATGCAGCCGATGGCGTAGGACACCAGCTCTCCCATGGTGTCGCACTGGAGCATGATTTCCAGCTCGGCTTCGCTCTTGTTACCGCCATAGCGGTAGTGCGGGTTGCAGGTCAGAGTGATTTCTTCCAATGGAGCTTCCGGTGTCAGCTCATCCTGCAAGCCGTAGGCGTCGATAAAGAGGCGGTTGTTCTTTTCTTCAAGGCGCCGTACTTCCTGCGTCATTTCCTGCCAATAGGAACCGAGCCTCAGGTAAGAGCCAGGCAGGCTTGACCGGTTGTGGTCAGTATTGATTATTGGATGACTGGAGAAGCCCCAAGAGATTTCATAGAAATCCCAATCTAGCTTAGAAAGCTCTGTTAGCCTCTTAACCACACCGTCAACATCTACCCTTCTATATGGAATTCTTGAAATGTCTCCAACCTGAAAGGTTACAGTCGGATTCAAGATTCCCATATAAGCTGTCGTAAGAGTGCTTGACAGCAAGCCGAGAACGGACAGTCTATTCTCTTCACTGGGGAATCCGGATGATCCTTTGATATCAAAAATAAATCCTTTCGGGCTTAGCCTTGCACCAAATCCGCCCGTCTTTATATCAGACCATGTAATGCCTTCCTTGAAATAATACTCACGATTAATAACACGCCCATTGGAGCCAACCCGAGCTCCTGGCGTGCTGTCAATATAGCTACATATTTCTTTTCCGTTATTTTCGAAATTTACAATGTGGGAGAAATTTCCATACCACTTTCTATACGGTCCTCCCTTGTTGTAAGGAAACCACTTTGCACCACGCTCCTGCGCATCAATTTCAGAGTCAGCATCAAAGCAAATTCGAGAGTACTTAACTTCGCTCCACATGCGGAGGAATAATTCATTATTTGTTGTTGCCATCCCCTGACGTGGCTTCGCAATTTCACCTATGCTCTTATATAAAGAGAATGAACTCTTTAATTTTTTACCAGCCCAGTATGCAATTGGCTGACCGGGAATAGATGAGAAATCTGATGTGGATACTCTGTAGAACCAGTCATGGTCATTTTTGACAATGGCCTGACGCGTATAAGTCGACATTTCCTCATCCCCGCCTTTGAAATTGACGAGCCTGATGAAACTCGCAAGAAGATCAGGGAAATATTTCTTCTCAAATGTATATGCGCATATCTGTACTGTTGCCCCTTTAAATCCTGTTAACGGCAATTCTACTAGGTTTGTCAAGGTGTTTTTCTGGGTAAGGAATTGACGGAGCTTTTCATGTGAAGATAAAGACATCCACACATTTGGACTCATAATCCCAACACTTCCACGCACACGAGAAAGCTCGGAACACTTCACAACGAACGCAGAAAATAGGTCGCTTTTTACATTTTTATAATTTTCCTTAAGCCAGTCGCTTAACTTTTCATTCATTGCTTTTGTGCCCATATAGGGCGGGTTGGCAATCACCGCGTCGTAGCGCTGTGCCAGGATCCAGGCCTGTTGCACATAGGGCAGCAGTTGCTGGGCCGCCGGCTTCTGCATGGAGTCGCCGTCTTTGGCCAGTTGCCGCAACTGCTTCAGTAGTTCGCCCAGCGGTTCGGCATTCTCGGCAGGCACTTCGATCAGCGAGCCGAAGGTCTTGGCCTGGGTAAAGCGGGCCAAGGTAGTTTTCAGCAGCTGGTAGCGGTTGTCCGCTTGGGCGGCGCTGAGATCACTCTGCTCGCTGTCGAACAGGCCTTGCGATTGGCCGCGCTGCCAGTCGCTGGTCAAGTTGAGTGCCTTCCACAAGGTGTTCATGTTGAGGTGGCTGCTTTCCTGCAGGGCCAGCACATTGAGCTTGAGTTCACGGCCGAAGATGCGCCGGTCATCCTCGCGGGCCAGCATCATCAGGGCGAAGCCGGCGAGCTGGCCGGCTCGGTCGTCGATGTCGAGACCGAACAGGTTGTTTTCGAGGATCAGCTGCGGGATGTCTCGCGCACGGAAGCCGCGCTCGGTGTAGATCTCCTTCAGCACCTTGTAGGCCTCGACCAAGATATGGCCGGAACCGCAGGCAGGGTCGAGCACCTTGATGGTCAGCGGGTCGATGCTGTCCGGGGTGCTGGCGGCAAGCTGTGCCTGCACCTCGGGTGTCTGCTCGCCGGGGGCGACGTAGTAATCCCATTTAGCCTTGAGCGGCGAGTCAGGGTAGGTCTGCAGCCACTGGCGGCCCACGGAGTTCTGCACCAGGTACTGGACGATCCAGTTCGGGGTGAACAGCTGGGTGGCAGCGGGGATGTCCTCGCTCTTCACCACCTTGCCGATGACCTGATCCTTCTTCTCGCTGATGTAGAACTGGTAGAGCCAGCCGATGATCTCGACGTTGTGCCAGTCCCCTTCGGGAATGGCAGCGACCAGCTCGCGGATCAGCGAGTCGGTCTTGGTCAGGTTGTCGGGCAGCAGCAGCTCCAGGGCATCGTCCAGCATCTCGAACAGAAAGGGCATGGCCTGGTGCAGGGCGTGGCACTGGGCGAGCAGCAGCTCGCGGTACAACTCCTCGTCCTTGGTGCCATCGAGCTTCAGCTCGGTGATACGGGCCTTATCGAGGCCTTCCAGCTCGATATCCAGGCACTCGTCAAGGATCTGCGGCACGCCGACCGAACCATCGGCAGCACTGAGCACCCGGCGGCCATGATCCAGATAGCCCTTGATCTCCATGTAGCGCAGGGCGCACAGACGGTTGAACCAGCTGTAGGCGGCCTGCTCCATGGCCTGGGCAAAGCCCAACTGCTCGACACGTCTAGCCAGCGCGGCGCGCGGGCGGGCGATGCTGGCCGGGAAGGCGCGCTCACCGATCAGGGCCAGGTCGCCTTTCTGCTCCAGCGGCTCGATGCCCTTGACGGTAATGCCGTACCTGGCCGCCTGCTTGGTCATGGCGGCGATAAAGGCGATACGCGCCTTTGGGGCATAGCGTTTGATAGCGTTGGTGTTCATGTATTGTCCTTGAGGTACTGCTGGCCCTTGGCGGTCAGGCGGTATTTCTGCAGGCGGCTGTTGGGTTTGTCGGGCAGGGTCATTTCGATCACGGCTTCTTCCAGCAGGCGCCTGATCTGTTTGTGCAGCTCGCCGGATACGCTCTTGTGACCAAGCCTCCCGGCCATGGCGGCCTTGCCCAGCGGCTGCTCACGCAGCAGCAAGACGATGCGTGCGGCCAGTTTCGACTCTAGCCGCGACTCTAGCCGCGACTCTAGCCGCGACTCCTGCTGTGGCGGGGCAAGGGATTCGGTACTGGGCACAGAAACGCTGACGGGCGTCGCCAGCGGAATGATGAAGCGCAGCCGGTTGGCGATTTCCTCGATGCGTGGCTCGGGCAGGCCCTGGGCGGCGGCTTCGGCGAAGATGCGTTTGACGCCGCTGCCCCACTGCTCGATCAGCTTGAGTTCGCGGAACACGCGGGCGATGACCGGATTGCGGATCATCGATACGCCGCGCTTCATGTCCTCCACGGTCAGGCCGGGCAGCAGCATGCCGGGGCTTTCGATCTCGATGCGGTCGTCGAAGAAGGCGATGCGGATCGGCGAGCCGCGCTGGGAATAGTCGCTGTGCATCAGGGCGTTGATGATCGCCTCGCGCAGCATGGTCAGCGGGATGCTCCAGACGTCCGTGCGGCGCATGGCGGAAAACTCGGCGCGCCTGAAGGCGTGCTTCTTGAGGAAAAGCTCGATGCTGGCCACCGCCTGCGGCAGCGGGTCGTGGATCTCGGTCTGGTCGAATATCTCGACCTTGTCGGTGCCACGAAAGCGTCCGCACTGGATCCAGGCGTCGTCGAAGTACTGCAGGCGGTGTCTGCCGAACAGCAGCACGGCGCCCTGGGTGGGTACCAGACGGCCCTGATGGCGAGTGAGCAGCTTGAGGGTCAGCAGCTTCTGCTCGTCGAGCCGCACATCGGTCCCGAACTGCTGCTGCATGGCCTGCAGGTCTAGGTCGTCCAGGCTCAACTCGGGCATGGGCAGGGCATCGAAGGTCACGCCCAGGGCGGTGCGCTGCAGCTCGGCGATCAGCTGGGGATCAGCTTGGCGGTTGCTGGAGCCCAGGCGTACCAGCACACCTTGCTCCGGGCCGAGCGCCTTGAGGTAGTGCGGGCGTGAATTGCTGAGAAACACTTCGACGCGCAGCAGGGTTTTCCCTTCCACGGTGAACAGTTCGATAGTGGGCAGCAAGCGCGGGGCAATGCTGTCGGCGATCAAGCTGGTCAGGCGCTCCTCGTCGGCCAGCGGGTCGTCCACGCCGACGATCGCGCCGTCATCGGCCACGCCGATGATCAGTTGGCCGCCGGCGGTGTTGGCGAAGGCGACCAGCGCCTTGAGCAGCGATCTGGGCGAGGACAGGTCGCGCTTGAATTCGAGCTGCTTGCCCTCGGGCTGGGCAAGCAGCTGTTCGATGGGTTGCATCATGGGCGCCCCCGTCAGCGAATCCTGATCCGCTTATCCTGCTGGATCGCCGCTTCGAGTTCGGCCTTGAGGGCGTCGATGAAGCGCTCAACGTCGCTCTGGTTTTCCAGGTACAGGCTATTGCCCAGCTTGTTGAACACGCTGGTGGCGACGACATCCACCACCGGTTTGGGCTGCACCACCGGCTTGGTGGGCACCGGTAGCGGAGCGCGGTCCTCCTTCACTCCGCTGCCCTGGTCGGCAGTTTTGGCGGCCTTTTCCTGCTCCTGCCTGAGCTTCTGCTGGCGTTCCAGCTCGGCATGAATGGCGCGCTCCAGTTCGAGGGCGCCGTCTTGCAGACGCTCTTCGGCGGTTTCCTTCTGCAGCAGGTAGATATTGGCGATGCTGGTCTCGTTTTCCAGCTCGGCCTTGATCAGTTGCAGCGGACGCAGCAGGCGGTTGCTCAGCTCCGGGGTATCGATGCCGCTCTTGGCGATTTCCGCCTGCAGCTGGGCGATCTTTTCATCGACCCGAGCCTGGGCATGGCGGCGTTTCTCGGTAAGGATCGCCGCGTTGATCGCTTCCACCGTTTCCACCAAACCGGCGACCTTGTGCAGCTGGTTGTAAGGGGCGGCGCTGGTCTCGATGCCGTGCAGTTCGGCCAGGGCCTTGCGGGCCTTGTCGTCCTTGTCCAGCGCCTGCTTGTTCTTCTCGAAGCGGCGCAGCGCCTGCTGCAGCTGCTGCCAGGTGTGCAGCTGGTTGCCGAAGAATTCGTGCAGGTCGCGGTAGTCCTCTTCGAGGTCGAGGTAGTCGTCCTTGTTGTCGACCACCTCCTTGAAGAAGTCGACGCTATCGCGGTTTCCCAGTAGGCGCTGCAGGCCGAGGATCGATTGCTCGATGCTGTCCTTGCCGGGAAAGTGGCCGACATCGGTCTTGCTCTTGTAGCTCTTGAGGTTGGCCAGCCAGCTGTCGAGCTGGCTGCGGTAGAACTCGTAGAGTTCCTTTTCTCCGGCCGGGCCGAGGGCGTTGAACAGATCCTGGGTCAAGTTGCGCGCCTGCTTGAGCAGGGCTTCGTCAGTCTGGCGCTTCTTCTGCACCGAGACGTCGCGGCGCTTGCGGCTGTTGGTCAGCGGCTCGAAGGCATCCGGCAGCGGCAGGCTGGGGCCGGTGCCCATGTGGAAGGAGATGCGCCCGGTGGCAGCGAGCCGACCCAGAATGAGCAGGATCTCGCCATCCGGCCAGCCGAACGGGCGCTTGCCGAAGCGCTCGATGATGTCGGAGACCAGCAGCCGGTCGTTGCCGGAGGCGCGCAGGCCGATGTATTGCTCGACTTCCTTGACGGCCTGGGGGTTGCCTTCCTCGCCATCGAGGGACAGGCCGAGCTGGCCAATGTCGTCGGCATGGAGCACGGCCCGCAGTTCGCGCTCGGGCTCGTCCTGCAGCACGCGCAGGTAGCCGAGCTTGGTATAGGTGTTTTCCAGCAGATATTGGCAAGCTTCGTCGAAGCGGCTCTGAATGTTGCTGCTGGCCAGCTTGGGGTGCTGGCCAAGGGCATAGACCTGGGCGCGTTCCAGCAAGGCTTCGAGCATCAGGTGCAGGCGTTTCTTGCGCTCCTGGTTCTCGCGGCCGCGGTCGGCGAAGATGCGGCCCAGCTCGGGCTGGCTGCCGTCGTTGTTGAGCCGGATGAACTTGTTGGTTTGCAGCCAGGTGCGCAGCTCGCGGAAGAAGTCCTTGTCGGTATCCGCGAGCTTGAACAGCGCCATGCCCGCCGGGGCTTCGTTGCTCTTGTTAAGGCAGCCGGCCTCGCCGTACAGGGGGTAGTCGAGATCCAGCGGCGAGACCACCTCCACTCGCAGGTCGTGCTCGTAGCGGCCTTCCAGGCTGTGGCCATCGAGATAACGACCGATGCTGTAGTCGGCCTTGTTGACGCTGTAGCGGTACTTGTTCTTGCCCTTGAGCAAGTCCCCGTAGATCAGCTCGGACAGCGCCTTGTTCTCTTCGGAGGCGGAGATTTCGGTGGCCTTGATCTTGCGGGTGATATCGCGCTCTTCGTTGGTGAGGAAGACGAATTCGTCGCCATTGCGGGTGATCAGGCTTTCCTTCTCCAGACGCTGGAGAGTGGCCTCGATGCGTTGGCGCAGGGCGAGCTTGTCCTCGTCGACCTTCTCGATGGAGAGGGTGACCAGGTTGTCCAGGGTTCCCTTGACCAGGTCGACGTAGCGGATCATGAACAGGGTGCGCAAGATCTGCACGTCGAAGCCGTCGAACACGCTGTTTTCGCTGGCTTGGTCGATGGTGCGCTTGACCGCGGTGTCGAGGAAGCCTTCGACGGCACGGTAGAAGCTGTGCATGGGCACCAGGGCGCCGATGTCCTTGGCCTTGATCGACAAGGCCGCCATCTGGAAGGCATCGAGCATGGAGCGCTCGCCATAGGCCAGGTGCGCGCCGGTGGCGCCGACCTTACGGATTTCCTCGAAGACCTTCTGCACCAGTTGGAAGTGGTAGGGTGCGAAGGGGTAGTTGCCGATGAAGGATTCGGCGCTGTCGAAGTTTCTCAGCGTCGGGCCGGAACGGTCGAAGCTGATCTGGTTGCGAAGGATGTCACCCTTTTGCTGCCAGAGGGCGCGCAGCTCGACCTCGGCTTCGGGGGTTTTGCGCAGCAGGCGCTTCTGGATGACCTCGTCGGTGTTGGAGCTGGAGAGCGACAAGCGCGTCTTGAAGCGCCCAGCGATCTTGGAGAAGTCGTTGGCCTTGGAGGCGGACAGCTCGCCTACCACTGCATCCATGTCGGCCTGCGAGGTGACGATGATCCAGGCGCGGCCCTTGCAGATAACGCCAAGCTCTTCAGTAATGCTCTGAAGCTTGAGCATCAGCTGACTGTCACTACCAATAAATTGACCAACCTCGTCGACCAGAAACAGCACGCGGTGTCTAGCCGGCTGATTGTCCAGGTATTCCTTGACCCAGTTGCAGAAATTTTCCACTGAGACGCTGAAGGTTTCCTCGGACTGCTCGAACCACTTGTGCGCGGCTTCGGCGGAGAGCTCAAGGGCACTGGCCAGGGCCTGCTCGATGTCGTCCTGATAGAATTGGTAGCCGTCGCGCTCTTCGGTCCATTCCAGGCCGGTGGCTTCGCTGAAGGCCTGCTTGAAGCGCTCGTAGACGCCGCGTTGGGTCAGGTGGCGCTCCATATGGGCGATGTGCGGGTGATCGCCGCTGAAGCCCTGGTGCTCGTTGAACACGCGCAGGAACACGTTGAGGATCGGGTTGCCGGCATCGTTGGAGCTGGCCTTGCTGTCGATGTTGAACAGGATGACATCGGCGCTGTTGGCCACGGCCTTGCCGATGTCGGCGCGGATCATGGCGTCGCGCAGCTTGTTCTGGTCGAAGAAGGCAACAGCCCTTTTGCTGTGACCCTCGGCGTCGTGAGCTTCGATATTGGCCAGCAGGTAGGACAGGGTCTTCAGGAAGTGCGACTTGCCCGAGCCGAAGAAGCCGCTGATCCACACGCCGACCCGGTTGGCGATCGAGGGATCATTGAGGTCGGTGCTGTAGGACTCGAAGAAGCTGCGGAAGTGCTTTTCCAGCTCATTGGTAACGACGTATTCATCCAGCTCCTGGTACACAGTGGCGTCGTCGGCCTGATCCGCCTTGACCACACCGTTGATCGGGCGGTCGAGTTCCTTGAAGAAAATATCTTTGATGCTCACGGCAAATCATCCTTTAAATCAGGGCACCAGCTTGAACGCTCGGTAGTAGTTGTTGCTGGGAATCCGGTTGAACAGGGCCAGCGACTGGCCCGAGTAGTAGCCGGGATAGAACAGCACCAGGGGCTTGTGGCCGAGCAGGGCATGCAGCTTGTTGAGCAGGTTGTGGGCACGCAGTACCGGCCACACCGAACCGACGCCGGTAATCAGCACGATGTCGTACTCGTCGGCACGGCAGTGCTCCAGCAAGAAGGGTGCGAACTTGTCCATGTGCAGCGGGCCGGACAGTGCCTTGAGCAGCGCCTGGTCACCCTTGGCTTTCTGCATCTGGATGGCCTTGTCGGTGAAATTGCGCTGGTCCAGGTAGTCGCGCATGGCTTGCAGCAGATTGATATTCACCACCTTGAGGTGGCTGTGCTTCTTGGCCAGGAAGTTTTCCAGAAAGCGAAGATGGTCCCGCACCTGCAGTTCGTCCTCGGGGGCGTAGTCAAAGATCCAGAAGCCGATCTCGTTGCCCAGCCCCTGGCTCTTGAGGAATTCCTCAGTGAGGATCTTGTCGGGGATCTGGTTCAGGCGATCCTGTAGCTGCTGGTTCATTCATACACTCCTTAT
This genomic interval from Azotobacter salinestris contains the following:
- a CDS encoding AlbA family DNA-binding domain-containing protein gives rise to the protein MMQPIEQLLAQPEGKQLEFKRDLSSPRSLLKALVAFANTAGGQLIIGVADDGAIVGVDDPLADEERLTSLIADSIAPRLLPTIELFTVEGKTLLRVEVFLSNSRPHYLKALGPEQGVLVRLGSSNRQADPQLIAELQRTALGVTFDALPMPELSLDDLDLQAMQQQFGTDVRLDEQKLLTLKLLTRHQGRLVPTQGAVLLFGRHRLQYFDDAWIQCGRFRGTDKVEIFDQTEIHDPLPQAVASIELFLKKHAFRRAEFSAMRRTDVWSIPLTMLREAIINALMHSDYSQRGSPIRIAFFDDRIEIESPGMLLPGLTVEDMKRGVSMIRNPVIARVFRELKLIEQWGSGVKRIFAEAAAQGLPEPRIEEIANRLRFIIPLATPVSVSVPSTESLAPPQQESRLESRLESRLESKLAARIVLLLREQPLGKAAMAGRLGHKSVSGELHKQIRRLLEEAVIEMTLPDKPNSRLQKYRLTAKGQQYLKDNT
- the brxC gene encoding BREX system P-loop protein BrxC codes for the protein MSIKDIFFKELDRPINGVVKADQADDATVYQELDEYVVTNELEKHFRSFFESYSTDLNDPSIANRVGVWISGFFGSGKSHFLKTLSYLLANIEAHDAEGHSKRAVAFFDQNKLRDAMIRADIGKAVANSADVILFNIDSKASSNDAGNPILNVFLRVFNEHQGFSGDHPHIAHMERHLTQRGVYERFKQAFSEATGLEWTEERDGYQFYQDDIEQALASALELSAEAAHKWFEQSEETFSVSVENFCNWVKEYLDNQPARHRVLFLVDEVGQFIGSDSQLMLKLQSITEELGVICKGRAWIIVTSQADMDAVVGELSASKANDFSKIAGRFKTRLSLSSSNTDEVIQKRLLRKTPEAEVELRALWQQKGDILRNQISFDRSGPTLRNFDSAESFIGNYPFAPYHFQLVQKVFEEIRKVGATGAHLAYGERSMLDAFQMAALSIKAKDIGALVPMHSFYRAVEGFLDTAVKRTIDQASENSVFDGFDVQILRTLFMIRYVDLVKGTLDNLVTLSIEKVDEDKLALRQRIEATLQRLEKESLITRNGDEFVFLTNEERDITRKIKATEISASEENKALSELIYGDLLKGKNKYRYSVNKADYSIGRYLDGHSLEGRYEHDLRVEVVSPLDLDYPLYGEAGCLNKSNEAPAGMALFKLADTDKDFFRELRTWLQTNKFIRLNNDGSQPELGRIFADRGRENQERKKRLHLMLEALLERAQVYALGQHPKLASSNIQSRFDEACQYLLENTYTKLGYLRVLQDEPERELRAVLHADDIGQLGLSLDGEEGNPQAVKEVEQYIGLRASGNDRLLVSDIIERFGKRPFGWPDGEILLILGRLAATGRISFHMGTGPSLPLPDAFEPLTNSRKRRDVSVQKKRQTDEALLKQARNLTQDLFNALGPAGEKELYEFYRSQLDSWLANLKSYKSKTDVGHFPGKDSIEQSILGLQRLLGNRDSVDFFKEVVDNKDDYLDLEEDYRDLHEFFGNQLHTWQQLQQALRRFEKNKQALDKDDKARKALAELHGIETSAAPYNQLHKVAGLVETVEAINAAILTEKRRHAQARVDEKIAQLQAEIAKSGIDTPELSNRLLRPLQLIKAELENETSIANIYLLQKETAEERLQDGALELERAIHAELERQQKLRQEQEKAAKTADQGSGVKEDRAPLPVPTKPVVQPKPVVDVVATSVFNKLGNSLYLENQSDVERFIDALKAELEAAIQQDKRIRIR
- a CDS encoding DUF1788 domain-containing protein, with product MNQQLQDRLNQIPDKILTEEFLKSQGLGNEIGFWIFDYAPEDELQVRDHLRFLENFLAKKHSHLKVVNINLLQAMRDYLDQRNFTDKAIQMQKAKGDQALLKALSGPLHMDKFAPFLLEHCRADEYDIVLITGVGSVWPVLRAHNLLNKLHALLGHKPLVLFYPGYYSGQSLALFNRIPSNNYYRAFKLVP